The Actinomycetota bacterium DNA window TCTTTTTCGGATGCTAATTGTGATTGAAAGCGAAGTTATAACTGTGAAAGAAGATCAATTTTCTTATTTTCAAACTCTTCGTCAGTAATAATTCCCTTTTCATGAAGATCAGCTAATTTTTCAAGCCGAATTCCTATATCATCTGATTGAAAAGAACGAGAACTTTCGTAATTCGAATCGGGAGTCTTGATTTCTTCAAGCGGTTGAAGTAATTCCGGATTGGATCCTCTATGCTTCAGTTCTGTCTCCAGTTTTTGCATGAGCCTGATAGTTTTAAATGAGCCTCCTCTTTGACCAGTTTCGGAAGCAAATATCTTTGCCGCTTCATTTAAATTGTTGTTAAATATTTTACTTTCTAACAATAGTTCACGTATTTGGGTAAATGCTGTTTCAGATAATTGAGATGCAACTTCATCCGCAATCGATTTGGGAACTGTTAACGGGGCAGAAGGAGTTGAGCTTCGAGTAGAATTGGATACTTCTTCTTTTTCATAAACAACCATAATTTTG harbors:
- a CDS encoding SHOCT domain-containing protein; amino-acid sequence: MPQKVKNYKSAKEFEKDQKKMQKHGYDVITVEAEGKKPYSIARGAGGAVIFGPLGLIGGRGRKGKIMVVYEKEEVSNSTRSSTPSAPLTVPKSIADEVASQLSETAFTQIRELLLESKIFNNNLNEAAKIFASETGQRGGSFKTIRLMQKLETELKHRGSNPELLQPLEEIKTPDSNYESSRSFQSDDIGIRLEKLADLHEKGIITDEEFENKKIDLLSQL